One Novipirellula galeiformis genomic window, ACCGCGGGGGCGCCAAACGGACGTGCCGACGGATCTTTTTCGAGCAGTTGAGTGATTAGCTTGTCAAACCAAACCGGACAATCCATCACCAAGGATGCAGCGGACGCAGGAATTTGTTCTCGAACATTTCGCGTCACTTCTTCGACCGTATCGCCCTGGACCGGAGGGCGTCCGGTGATGGCGAAATAGAGCGTCGCCCCCAACGAATACAAATCGGACCGGTGGGTGATCGATGTCGGATCGTCGATCAGTTCTGGAGGACGAAAGGCAATTTCGTGAAGCGTGGGCGGACGCGATGTCTTGAAGTGCGACTGGAATCGATCGGTACGAACATCAACGAGCAGCGGGCTGAGCCCGGCGTAAACAATCTTGTCGGGGGCAAGGGCCCCGTAGGTGATCCCTTTCTCGTGCAGATAACACAGGGCCGCAATGATCGGCTCGGCAAACTCAAGCACCGATTCCCACGGCAAACGGCCACGTCTCTCTAATTGTGCGGCCAACGTTTCCCCTTCGACCAACTCATAAGCAAGGTACGCGTCCTTGTCTTCGAAGCCACCGCCGTAGCAGCGAGCGATCGCCGGGTTTTGCAGCGTTTTGAGCGTTTCCCACTCGGCCGCGAATTGAGTGCGTGCCTCAGGGGTCGCCCCAAACGGGGACGAAAAGACCTTGACGGCAACGGCCTTCTTCAATTGCACGTGAATGGCACGCCACACCGAACTCTGCGACGGATGGTCGCCGAGTTTGGTTTCGATGGCTAAAGGTCCAAGTCGACTGCGGGGCATGGTGACGGAGTGGGGAGAACCGAGGAGAAGAGGGGGGACAGGCGATGACATTGGCCGCGTCCGCCGGGGTAGGATTCTCCCCAGTGCGGTAGGCTGCCTTCGCTAAAGCTCACTTAGGTTGCATCAATTTGGTCTTTCAAGTGTGCAAAGAAGATCGCCTTGTCGGCATTGTATCGCTCGAGGTCCCCTTCGCCACGCCGCCATCGCTTCACTTTTGCGGCTTCAAAATCGACCGCTGATTCGGCATTTTGACGCAGATAATCGCGAATGGAAACCGCCTCAACCCAAGCGGGACTCATCGCCATCATTAAATAGACGCAGTGGGTCGGGTCAGGGGGGTCAGGGGTAACATAACGAGGTTTGCATAGCGTGATACAGGATCCTGCCCACAATGGCGATGCGACTCGGCGGTAATTCAGTCCTTCGATCAACAATGCGGCACGCTCCATCATATCGGCTTCGCTCACCCCTGCGAGCAAATCGAGGGTCGGACGGGCGATGAGCCCCGAAATCGCGGTGCTGCCGATATGAACGACATCGACCACCCGCCCTTCACATGATTGCAGGATGCTACTTCGTGTTTGCTCGAATTCTTGACGCCATCGTGGATCAAAGTGCATCAAGCGAACGGGATTGGTTTCCATCGGAAAAATGTCTTGAGGCCTCGCGAGAGAATCAGGTGGATCACTTGAATGTAACCGAAGTCGGCACGTTTTGGAGCTAGCGTGTCAATCCAGGCCCCGTCGAGTTCGCCGACGCGTGCGATCGATCGCACGCGTCAGCAACCCAATAGCGGCTTGCAAAAAAACCGGGCCAACGAATTTCTCGTTGGCCCGGTTTGCGATTTCAGAACGAGGCTTGCACACCCAAGCGACGCATTAACGGCTGGTCAGCATCGCGACCTTCGACGATTCGATCTGGCGTTGGATCGATTCGACATAGGCGACGTCTGCGGCGCACATCCGTGACATCGGTACGGTGCACGTTTTGCCATTGGATTTCAGCAAACGAACGCTGCCCGAATTGATTTCGATCAAACGCCCATCGGTGCGGAAGCTGCCGGTGTTATCGATCCAAGTACGCGAGCGAGTGTCCGATATCGAAGTCACGCTAACCGAACTCTTTTCCGAAACGACAAGCTGGGTCGAGTCTTGAGCAGCGGTCTGTTCCGCACCGCGTAGCTCGGTAGCCCCCTTCGCCACTGGAGCGGTGGATCGCTCGACGTTGCCGAACAGATCATCGATGGAGGCTCCCGCGGTGTCCTTTTCGGTTTTGGTTTCTTCCGCTTCGGCGGGTTGGCCAAACAAGTCGTCGATCGATTCGTTCGCAGGCGCCGCTTCTTCGGCTGGGGCTGCGTTGAAAAGATCGTCGAGACTATCGGCCGGATCTGCAGGAGCCTCAGTTTTGTCCGTAGCGGCAGCAGGTTTTGCTGGTTCACCAAACAAATCGTCGAGGTTCGTATCCCCCACGGCTGGCTCAGTCGCAGGAGCTTCCATTTCCACAGCGTCAGCAGGAGCTTCCGCGGCGGGAGCCTCTACCGCTGGGGCATCGCCACCAAACAGATCGTCGAGGTTCGTGTCGCCAACGGCGGGCTCGGTTGCAGGTGCTTCCATCGCTGGAGCTTCTGCAGCGGGAGCTTCCGCGGCGGGGGCGTCTGCCGCTGGGGCATCGCCACCAAACAGATCATCGAGGTTCGTGTCGCCAACGGCGGGCTCAGTCGCAGGAGCTTCCATTGCTGGAGCTTCTGCAGCGGGAGCTTCCGCGGCGGGGGCGTCTGCCGCTGGGGCATCGCCACCAAACAGATCGTCGAGGTTCGTGTCGCCTACGGCGGGCTCGGTTGAAGGTGCTTCCATTGCTGGAGCTTCTGCAGCGGGAGCTTCCACGGCGGGAGCGTCTGCCGCTGGGGCATCGCCACCAAACAGATCATCAAACGCATTCGGTGCTGGCTTTTCTGCAGGAGCTGGTTTTTCCGCTGCAGGGGCATCCGCCGGAGCAGCGAAGATATCTTCGTCCATGGCGGGCTTTGCCGACTTCTCTTCACCGCTGGCTGGGGCGTCTGCACCAAAAATGTCGTCCACTGCAGGTGGCGTAGCTGGCTTCGCAGGGGTTTCCGCTGGCGCAGGATCGCCGAACAAATCGTCTGCAGGAGCTGGTTTGGGTTCTTCCGCAGGAGCTGGTTTGGGTTCTGCCGCAGGAGCAGGCTTGGGTTCTGCTGCAGGAGCAGGCTTGGGTTCTGCCGCGGGAGCTGGCTTGGGTTCTGCTGCGGGAGCTGGTTTGGGTTCTGCCGCAGGTACAACCGGAGCTGGCTCCGCTGCTGGAGCGGGAGTCGCTGGGGCTTCCGCAGGCATGTCCGAGCTAGAGTCCACCGCATCCTGAGGTGCTGCGAAGGGTGAATCCGAGGGAGAGCTTGTTGCTGGACCGCTTGGGATCGTTTCGATCGTATCACCCTCGATGGTGGCGCCATGCTCGAAGGGTTGTTCCATCACCGCGGGTGATTCAACACTTCCCTCTTCGTAGACCATCGGAGCGGGCTCAACCACCACACCGGCGTCGACACCGCTGTAATCACAAACGCAACTGTTATCCACAACCTCGTAAGTAACTTCAGCACCGCAATGCACAGGCGCTGGCTCGCAACAGCCGGCTGCGGAGGAGATCACGCCATGCGTGACAACGCCGTGGTGGCCACAACCGTGGGCGACGGGCGCCGAGATGATCGGGCTGGGGTAACAAGCATCGACACAGAGGGGTGCCGAGACAATCGGTGCCGGAGCACAGAAGACAGGTTCACAGGAAGGAGCTGGTTGACAGCAGGCATTTCGAAGAAGCCACCCTGCCGAAGCAGGACTGATGCCAACGAGGCAACTCAATGTGGCAACGAGGCTCCATCGGTAAAGACGTCGGGCCGTGCGTTTCATAGTTAGTTTTGTCTCCTCCGCACCACTGGGGGGCGGGTCGCGTGCGAGTATTAAGGCGGGATAGGAATCCGTTGGCCAGCGTTAACTCCGAGTTCCGCAACATCGTCTCGAAACATCCGCGTCAAGTTCGCGTTAAGTCCGCGTGGGCCTTCATCCACCCTCCCATGCTAGTTATCACAAAATCAGCAGGCAAGCAGCGAATTATGGTTAAATTGAGAGCCGTAGGGCGACGGGTGGGGTTTTAAGGAACGAATCACCAGAATGAGCTAGGAGCACCGACCCGAAGGGCGTTTGCGAAACTCGCCTCCCCTGGATCGGCCGAATCCGTCACACTGTAGGTCAACCACAACTCCTTCGGCCCCCTCACGAACAGCCCCGCAGAAGGGGCAACTTATTCCGCCCCGTCCGATGATTTAGCGATCGATCGCGGTTATCGTGGTGCCGCTCAAGCGATCGAAGCCGCGGTTTCCCAACGCCGGTTTGATTGTTTGAGAGGCAAGTTTCGGGTGCCATAGCGTGTCACCTTGCTGCCTTTTTTCCTTTTACGATTGCCTCTGATTCCCATGTTTCGCTTCATCAAGAGCGTTTTCTCCTCCATGAGCCTCGAGCGGAAATGCCTGCTCTTTTTTGGCTCAGCGCTACTTGTATTGATGTGTGCCGCCTTTTTTGTGGTTCAATTGCTGGCCAAAAGTCTGGTCACGAACACCACACGCCAGCGAGCGCGAGACTATGCGGCAGCCGAATTGATGCTCATCCACAGCGACGCTCAGTGGTCCTCCGAACTGCCCTCGGAGGTCGTCAATCGGGACAAAGAACTACTGGGCGGGTTACGTTCGGAGCTACTGAATTCCAAAATCGACTTTCAAATTCTCGCTTTGCGAGACGCGTCGCCCTACGACAATTTGCCCAGCATTGCGTTGCCTTCGTCGTCGACCACGCTTGGCGCGATGGAACTTGGCCGCTTGAAGAGTCTGCAGCCACAGTATCGCGAATGGTTAACGCGTCAGATCGCGCAAGACCGTCCCGATGTGGAACGACCGTTGGATTTAGGCGAGAACGAATCGATGAGTCGCATCGGTTTGCTTGGGACAACGGTGTTCGCCGAAGATGGCCCTGTGGGCGATCGCTACATCTATTACTCGCCCGTCTTCTTCAAACCCACCTGTGTGTTGTCGTGCCATAGTCCGACCGGCGGCGCGATCTCGACATCCCCCGATGAAGATCCGGCGACGTTGGCGTCCCAATATCCGTTTCGTGTGTTTCGGGTCAGTATGCCGTACCAGGAAACACACGAGCAAACGACTTGGATTCGCGCGATCGTCATTGCACTTGCGATGCTGATCATCGCGGTGACCCTGTTTGTTTTACACGCGATCGTTCGCTATTTGGTGCTCCAACCCCTGTATCACCTTCGTGATGTCAGCGATGCGATCACCCACGGAGATACGAATCAACGAGCCACGATTGATACCGAAGACGAGTTTCGCGAACTGGCCGATGCCTTCAATCGAATGCTTCGCCACTTGACCGAAACTCAGGACAAGATCCAAGAGGTCAATCGCGAACTCGATGCTCGGGTGGATCAGCTTGCACAACTAAACCTGCAGCTCTATGAGGCCAACCGGCTGAAAAGCGACTTTCTGGCTAACATGAGTCACGAATTACGAACACCGCTCAATAGCATCATCGGGTTTTCCGAGGTGCTTCAAGGCATCGATTCGCTCAATGACAAACAGCGGCGATACGCTGGGAATATCCGCAAAAGCGGTCGTTTGCTCTTGGAAATGATCAACGACATTTTGGATCTGGCAAAAGTCGAAGCGGGCAAGATGGAAGTGCGACGAACGGAATTTGATCTCTCCCGACTCGTCTCGGCCCAGTGCGACATGATTCACGCGTTGTCCGAAGAGAAGAATATTTCGCTCACCGTCGAGGTCCCCGAACATCTTCCTAAAGCGTTCCAAGATCAAAATAAACTCGGCCAAATCATCAACAACTTGCTCAGCAACGCGATCAAGTTCACCCCCGAAGGGGGCATGATCACCGTTCATATCGAAGAGGTAAAAAACGGTCGCTTCCGGCTTTCGGTCAGCGACACCGGGGTGGGGATTGCCGAAGAGGACCAATCGATCATTTTCCAGAAGTTTCGTCAGAGCCAAAAGGTACTCAACGACGAAGGGCTAACGCGTGAGTTCTCGGGCACCGGACTGGGGCTATCGATCGTCAAGGAGTTAGCAAAACTGCTCGGCGGTGAAGTCGATTTTGAGAGCGAACTGGGGCGTGGTAGCCGATTTTGGGTCACGTTGCCGTGGCGGTTACCAGAGGTCCCTGCGATGTCCAACCGCACGCCAAGTGCACTGCCATCGGCATTACAAGACACCGCAAGTGGTTTGACGACGGCGCCGCCTTCGCCGTAGCCGCGTCTGCTTCGCCATAGCTATAGCCATAGCCATAGCCATCCCACTCAAACAAGCAACTCTAAATTGGAATCCCGTCTGCGCAACCGCGCTCGGCCGGAGAAAACCCGACAAGACGAGGATGAAGCGTAAGATTGCGATTCAGAATCAAACGAAGGCAAAGCCATGCGACCGTTCGATCACGAGAAACGGTTCCGTCTTTTTACAAAATTTGAGATACGATTGTCGTTCCCCTGAATTCGCCAGTTGCACTCCAATACACCTGCGGCAAAACGGCATGAATGAGGAGCTCCGATCCTTTGTCTCCCAAATCCGTGCTTGTTTAAGCCCTAGCTTCGTCGGGGTTCGTGAAATTCATGCCTGTCATGACGCCGCGATCTGGACACTTGAGCCACCACCTCCGTTTTGCACCGTACGTGCGACGGCCGAGATCGGGAGACGGGGGAGATCAGGGCCGATCAGGTCGCCGCAATGCAAAAAGCGGCCTGCGCCCACCATGAGCCCCCAACATGCATGTCGAAACCCAGGGATGGCAAACAAACAATGTTCGCTGGCCTTCGCATTTGTTAGGTTATCGGCTGGGGAGGTGGCGTGATGGGGAAATCGCAAGTTTCCGCGTCGTTATGCCCCTCTTGAAAGCGAAAGTGGGGTTGGCCATCGGTTTTGCCGAAGGGACTCGTTGGATCAACTCATTGGATCAATTGCAAAGCACGAACCGCGTCTTACGAAAAGCGCAAAGCCAAATATCGAATTATGAAAAAAGTGGATCTATTTACCGATGGCGCCTGTAGTGGAAACCCAGGCCCCGGGGGCTGGGCGTTCATTTTACGCTGTAGCAAAACCGAAAAGGAACTCGAACGCAGTGATGGCGAACCCGAGTCGACCAACAACCGCATGGAGTTGATGGCGGTGATTCGCGGCTTAGAGTCGCTCAAGGAGC contains:
- a CDS encoding SHD1 domain-containing protein, giving the protein MDNSCVCDYSGVDAGVVVEPAPMVYEEGSVESPAVMEQPFEHGATIEGDTIETIPSGPATSSPSDSPFAAPQDAVDSSSDMPAEAPATPAPAAEPAPVVPAAEPKPAPAAEPKPAPAAEPKPAPAAEPKPAPAAEPKPAPAEEPKPAPADDLFGDPAPAETPAKPATPPAVDDIFGADAPASGEEKSAKPAMDEDIFAAPADAPAAEKPAPAEKPAPNAFDDLFGGDAPAADAPAVEAPAAEAPAMEAPSTEPAVGDTNLDDLFGGDAPAADAPAAEAPAAEAPAMEAPATEPAVGDTNLDDLFGGDAPAADAPAAEAPAAEAPAMEAPATEPAVGDTNLDDLFGGDAPAVEAPAAEAPADAVEMEAPATEPAVGDTNLDDLFGEPAKPAAATDKTEAPADPADSLDDLFNAAPAEEAAPANESIDDLFGQPAEAEETKTEKDTAGASIDDLFGNVERSTAPVAKGATELRGAEQTAAQDSTQLVVSEKSSVSVTSISDTRSRTWIDNTGSFRTDGRLIEINSGSVRLLKSNGKTCTVPMSRMCAADVAYVESIQRQIESSKVAMLTSR
- a CDS encoding sensor histidine kinase; translated protein: MFRFIKSVFSSMSLERKCLLFFGSALLVLMCAAFFVVQLLAKSLVTNTTRQRARDYAAAELMLIHSDAQWSSELPSEVVNRDKELLGGLRSELLNSKIDFQILALRDASPYDNLPSIALPSSSTTLGAMELGRLKSLQPQYREWLTRQIAQDRPDVERPLDLGENESMSRIGLLGTTVFAEDGPVGDRYIYYSPVFFKPTCVLSCHSPTGGAISTSPDEDPATLASQYPFRVFRVSMPYQETHEQTTWIRAIVIALAMLIIAVTLFVLHAIVRYLVLQPLYHLRDVSDAITHGDTNQRATIDTEDEFRELADAFNRMLRHLTETQDKIQEVNRELDARVDQLAQLNLQLYEANRLKSDFLANMSHELRTPLNSIIGFSEVLQGIDSLNDKQRRYAGNIRKSGRLLLEMINDILDLAKVEAGKMEVRRTEFDLSRLVSAQCDMIHALSEEKNISLTVEVPEHLPKAFQDQNKLGQIINNLLSNAIKFTPEGGMITVHIEEVKNGRFRLSVSDTGVGIAEEDQSIIFQKFRQSQKVLNDEGLTREFSGTGLGLSIVKELAKLLGGEVDFESELGRGSRFWVTLPWRLPEVPAMSNRTPSALPSALQDTASGLTTAPPSP
- a CDS encoding GrpB family protein, with amino-acid sequence METNPVRLMHFDPRWRQEFEQTRSSILQSCEGRVVDVVHIGSTAISGLIARPTLDLLAGVSEADMMERAALLIEGLNYRRVASPLWAGSCITLCKPRYVTPDPPDPTHCVYLMMAMSPAWVEAVSIRDYLRQNAESAVDFEAAKVKRWRRGEGDLERYNADKAIFFAHLKDQIDAT